From the genome of Candidatus Omnitrophota bacterium:
TAAACTTAAAAGATAGTTGACAAGTTATAAATTTTTGGTATCATAAAATCCTATGTGGTTAGCAGCAATATTTATTATTATCGGAATCGCTTCACGTTTAATTCCCCATGTACCTAATTTTTCTCCTTTGGTTGCGGTTGCTCTTTTTTCTGGTGTTTATTGGAAGAAGCCGTATGGTTATTTACTGCCTTTATCAATCTACATTATTTCTGATTTAATTATCGGTACCCACAATACAATGGCTTTTACTTGGCTATCGATCATTATGATCTATGGTTTAGGTACATTTTTAGCTAAGAAAAGAACAGTTGTCACAACCGGTTTTTATGCAATTATTTCATCGGTTTTATTCTTCGTTGTTACTAACTTAGGCGTATGGATGATGGGCTGGTACCCACCGACCCTTGAAGGTTTGTCAGCTTGCTTTACTTACGCTATTCCTTTTTTCAGGACCTCTCTTGCAGCAAACTTGGTCTATGTAGTTGTCCTTTTTGGTTCTTATGAATACTTTTCTTCAAGAGTTAAGCTTACTAAAGCGACTGCCTAATCTTAGTCTTAAACAATTCCAAAAAACATCCTTTACACCCCTAAAAAAATCGATATAATAAATGAAGCTTATGATTTTTTAAGCTTAGGGTGTAGAAAAATTATTTTGTTTAATTTGTCCGGGGCGTAGCGTAGTTTGGTTAGCGCGTCTGCTTTGGGAGCAGAAGGCCGGTGGTTCGAATCCACTCGCCCCGACCAAATTGTGCCCGTAGCTCAATCGGATAGAGCACCTGCCTTCTAAGCAGGATGTTGTAGGTTCGATTCCTACCGGGCACGCGTATTTTAATTTAGCAGATTTTAATAGTAGGAGAAGGGATGAAAAAAATATTGATCATTTTGGTATGGATAGCAGTAATCGTGGTTTTGCTACACGTAGCCCTTTTCGTTTTTATCAATTTAAAGGGTAGAGATATTATTATAGCTAAACTTCAGAAGGATTTTGGTAGTGAAGCCCGATTAGAATCTATCAGTTTAAGTTTCCCTTTTGCTATAGAGATCAAGAATTTTCGGAGTAGTGATTTGTCTTTTAGAAAGGCAAAAGCATCCTTAGGTTTATCTAATCCTTTTAGGCGTTTCCTAATCAGTAATCTTTCCCTAGAAGATCCGGTAATCAATGTAACCTTAGATAGAAAAGGAGTCAGAGCTGAACCTATTTTTTCTAAGTCTTGGCGTCAGCGTAGTAAAAAAACTCCTGAAGAAATCAAAGAGAAACCTTCCCTTTCTGGACAAAAAACCAATTTTGAGTCGAGATCTGTAGAGCCAAGACAAATTGAGAATGAAAGTAAGCCAGCAAGAAAGTTTTCTTTAGTAATAAAAAATATTTACATTAAGGGTGGCCGAATACAACTTACGAATAGATTAAAACGCGAACCAATAGTTACTATAATTAATAATATAGATGCTTATTTAAAAAATATTTCCTACCCGGATTTAGAGAAGTTTATTCTAGATATCAGTGGAGCTTTAAAAACTGAAGAGGGGGTTTCTCGAAAAAATATAGCTTTAAAGGGCTGGGTGGATTATTCTAATAAAAATATGGAGGTAGAATTAGGGCTAGATAAAATAGACTATTCTGCTTTTGAAGACTATTATCCGCCTAATTGGAAATTGGAAGGTTTAGGGGTCAAAGAGGCCTTACTTTCCCTG
Proteins encoded in this window:
- a CDS encoding DUF748 domain-containing protein; translated protein: MKKILIILVWIAVIVVLLHVALFVFINLKGRDIIIAKLQKDFGSEARLESISLSFPFAIEIKNFRSSDLSFRKAKASLGLSNPFRRFLISNLSLEDPVINVTLDRKGVRAEPIFSKSWRQRSKKTPEEIKEKPSLSGQKTNFESRSVEPRQIENESKPARKFSLVIKNIYIKGGRIQLTNRLKREPIVTIINNIDAYLKNISYPDLEKFILDISGALKTEEGVSRKNIALKGWVDYSNKNMEVELGLDKIDYSAFEDYYPPNWKLEGLGVKEALLSLESNFVSENNDLTIKNTLFLDSIEYLELAEDQEGSSRAKTVKTILAFIAMGDNKPSFNFVVKTKMDTPKIDFASIKESFNTTFNFGLGGILQGAANVMQENVKELIKDNKELGADDAVERMKETGEELIDALKDIFIPKLIEMGEEGALEAKEQDHPNPVVAP